From the Arthrobacter sp. PM3 genome, one window contains:
- a CDS encoding biotin transporter BioY, protein MTQTERPASARTPHRRNRWNATDLGLIAVFAALVAGSALIAAIPVGGLGVPITLQTLAVMLTGLALGPGRAFAALGLYLLLGLAGLPIFSGGRSGLGVLAGPSAGYIIGFLLAATAVGWLTVVVLARTRSGKLRAGLLFAAAMASSIVFIHGLGILGMMVNAKLDFSKAFLADLVFYPGDIIKNILAVSIALALHKAFPDLLLRRTRTADARP, encoded by the coding sequence ATGACGCAGACCGAACGTCCTGCCAGCGCCAGGACCCCGCACCGCCGAAACCGCTGGAACGCCACCGACCTCGGCCTCATCGCGGTCTTCGCCGCCCTGGTGGCCGGCTCGGCGCTGATCGCCGCCATTCCCGTCGGCGGCCTTGGCGTCCCGATTACCCTGCAGACCCTGGCCGTCATGCTCACGGGGCTGGCCCTGGGACCGGGGCGGGCCTTCGCCGCCCTCGGGCTGTACCTGCTCCTGGGCTTGGCCGGCCTGCCGATCTTCAGCGGCGGGCGCAGCGGCCTGGGCGTCCTCGCCGGCCCGTCCGCCGGCTACATCATCGGGTTCCTGCTGGCCGCCACGGCGGTAGGCTGGCTGACCGTCGTCGTTCTCGCCCGCACCCGCTCGGGCAAGCTGCGCGCAGGGCTCCTGTTTGCCGCCGCCATGGCCAGCAGCATCGTCTTCATCCACGGCCTGGGCATCCTGGGCATGATGGTCAACGCCAAGCTGGACTTCTCCAAGGCATTCCTGGCCGACCTCGTGTTCTACCCCGGCGACATCATCAAGAACATCCTGGCCGTCAGCATCGCCCTGGCCCTGCACAAGGCCTTCCCGGACCTGCTGCTCCGCCGCACCCGGACGGCGGACGCCCGCCCGTGA
- a CDS encoding aminoglycoside phosphotransferase family protein has protein sequence MNTLDPETSPAWPAVIRAWPHLPWDRAAFGHGAFHNVAVLGTSAVVRFSRGAGHVARAKGEYQNLKALEGAALPVRIPVALSRPVSGPSWSAQANSFVPGEHRTGLCWEEIREPLDLLLNGFRAAAASAGELRPVRQWCGGQQWPAVVDRIIQPLDRATRTAAGRVVANVLEAEAGVETALVHGDFGPHNILWRGDQLSGVIDLDNACIGDPALDLAPLIGSFGSARVADIANRDLRSRARTHRASLPLQVAAAAELVSDTKLRDFALGNFQERFEAGTLQDPYLT, from the coding sequence GTGAATACCCTTGATCCTGAAACGTCCCCCGCCTGGCCGGCCGTCATAAGGGCTTGGCCGCATTTGCCGTGGGACCGGGCGGCGTTCGGACACGGGGCCTTTCACAATGTAGCGGTTCTCGGGACATCCGCCGTCGTACGGTTCTCACGCGGCGCCGGTCACGTTGCCCGGGCGAAGGGCGAGTATCAGAACCTGAAGGCATTGGAGGGTGCGGCGCTTCCCGTCCGCATCCCCGTAGCGTTATCCCGGCCGGTTTCGGGGCCGTCCTGGTCCGCGCAGGCCAACAGCTTCGTCCCGGGCGAACACCGCACCGGCCTCTGCTGGGAGGAAATCCGAGAGCCGTTGGATCTGCTCCTGAACGGTTTTCGGGCGGCCGCCGCGTCTGCCGGTGAACTCCGGCCGGTGAGGCAATGGTGCGGCGGGCAGCAATGGCCGGCCGTCGTCGACCGGATCATTCAGCCGTTGGACAGGGCCACCAGAACGGCCGCCGGCAGGGTCGTCGCGAACGTGCTGGAAGCAGAGGCAGGCGTTGAGACAGCACTGGTCCACGGTGACTTTGGCCCGCACAACATCCTGTGGAGGGGAGATCAGCTTTCCGGGGTGATAGACCTCGACAACGCCTGCATCGGCGATCCGGCACTCGACCTCGCGCCCCTGATCGGTTCATTCGGCTCTGCCCGTGTCGCAGACATAGCCAACAGGGACTTGCGCTCCCGGGCGCGAACTCATCGCGCCTCGCTGCCCCTTCAGGTTGCCGCCGCTGCGGAGCTGGTCAGCGACACCAAACTCAGGGACTTCGCTCTTGGGAACTTTCAGGAACGCTTCGAGGCAGGAACACTGCAAGATCCTTATCTGACATGA